A part of Halobaculum sp. MBLA0143 genomic DNA contains:
- a CDS encoding extracellular solute-binding protein, translating into MADETREFPRRTVVSAVGAGAVGGLAGCLGGDSGGSVDESAPTITHERFGKGETPLTYQTSTFYTPIEEQSDQPAAAPALKEQHEAWAENHPDYRIDVKYPAFGQWKNNLLTSAAEGNAPDGSTLDSKWVADFYEYLQPLNDYVDDIDDFFPFVRETAVRDGDLLAAWKYTGCRCLYYRQDVLDTYNDGDPPTTWEELLTVGQEIDAGEEMDAFMFPTSSALTNLPYFWSAGGELLDDSGAPVLGEDANRQALVDALSFVRDLVDTGVTPQRVASIEEVEFLPREGRAGNLAMFVGNNDQIERNIKNPIEADDGVPDDRWERWKVAKIPRPADGEHTTGVGGWTEGTFRSSDDGAADAMKSFIAKFVEPESMGRYCESAALLPTRESVFDDEELYDPDTPYQDRFREFLQDGVARPPRPIYSTIASEYVIAIENVVTDQADPESAAETMITNVADEYDAS; encoded by the coding sequence ATGGCAGACGAAACGCGGGAGTTTCCACGGCGCACAGTCGTATCGGCAGTCGGCGCGGGAGCAGTCGGCGGTCTGGCAGGCTGTCTCGGTGGCGACTCCGGCGGCAGTGTCGACGAGTCGGCACCGACGATCACTCACGAACGGTTCGGCAAGGGTGAGACACCGCTCACGTACCAGACGAGCACGTTCTACACACCGATCGAAGAACAGAGCGACCAACCGGCGGCGGCGCCGGCGCTGAAAGAACAACACGAGGCGTGGGCGGAGAACCACCCCGACTACCGGATCGACGTCAAGTACCCGGCGTTCGGGCAGTGGAAGAACAACCTCCTGACGAGTGCCGCCGAAGGGAACGCCCCGGACGGGTCGACACTCGACTCGAAGTGGGTGGCGGACTTCTACGAGTACCTCCAACCGCTGAACGACTACGTCGACGACATCGACGACTTCTTCCCGTTCGTCAGGGAGACCGCGGTGCGGGACGGCGACCTGTTGGCGGCCTGGAAGTACACGGGGTGTCGGTGTCTCTACTACCGACAGGACGTCCTCGACACGTACAACGACGGTGACCCGCCGACGACGTGGGAGGAACTGTTGACCGTCGGCCAGGAGATCGACGCAGGCGAGGAGATGGACGCGTTCATGTTCCCGACGTCGTCGGCGCTCACGAACCTCCCGTACTTCTGGAGTGCGGGCGGTGAACTGCTCGACGACTCGGGTGCGCCGGTGTTGGGTGAGGACGCGAACCGGCAGGCACTCGTCGACGCGCTGTCGTTCGTCCGTGATCTCGTCGACACGGGTGTCACCCCCCAGCGCGTCGCGAGTATCGAGGAAGTGGAGTTCCTCCCACGAGAGGGTCGTGCCGGCAACCTCGCGATGTTCGTCGGCAACAACGACCAGATCGAACGGAACATCAAGAACCCTATCGAGGCCGACGACGGGGTCCCCGACGACCGGTGGGAACGGTGGAAGGTCGCCAAGATCCCACGCCCGGCCGACGGGGAACACACGACCGGCGTCGGTGGGTGGACCGAGGGGACGTTCCGCAGCAGCGACGACGGGGCCGCGGACGCGATGAAGTCGTTCATCGCGAAGTTCGTCGAACCGGAGTCGATGGGGCGGTACTGTGAGTCGGCGGCGCTGCTGCCGACCCGCGAGTCGGTGTTCGACGACGAGGAGCTGTACGACCCCGACACCCCGTACCAGGATCGGTTCCGAGAGTTCCTCCAAGACGGGGTCGCTCG
- a CDS encoding CheF family chemotaxis protein, protein MSIRETEPLPAPVVVSLYRGAVAVGGAAPAAVLCGARLGLGPAALRHLHEGWVDWAAGRLRVPAGEPCACRDCCETAREAAAETDESALSVLSDRCWEPPHGGRTVSFGWSRRLTAVLAHTLDRRRDREYTHEGRPFERGLAAAADAAAGVDPAGVDPRRLRATAAAFFARVGAERATLAALVGTDDDTARAFVRRHGTAAADALAARCGDSRTDGLDPDRFPSVADPTPLPDEPFDPRAFDAAWRAERAAGGDGRRLSNPRPSDVPPETDYDSARHGPVYRDYDDHVRRTDAGPVSTLPTRLRAEDDTTDSTAGDAMDSARDDTTDSTAGDAMDSARDDTTDSTVEDTTDITVEDTTDNTPGDTTNGAGDDADDPAADSTTRGTTTPTSPPTRLDETDDPDEPTATSDESPGDGAESTTGADGPGGAGTDSPAETTGPRLGPDAGEASAAPRNRATEPIRLTESVRVAVAGLNGGQPTDARVVLGADEVVVAADETVTIPLSAVVDVAVDYVPDGMDDVFDDTVAVAYRRDGRRRLAVGEFPGRRQVDAADALFEALLADETVLVTHPARIGGRVTDERPRPCTVVPEGRRLAFHADGEPVTTIHPTELVHAERGRQRVADGGDTRKAVKVRHHDGGDTVTTEFGAADDRLFRVLERRITHDYRRREERLRDLDLSEAETETLVALYSAGDEMDVGMLLDVDPEGVGQILESLSARGLVDVEDDPGLTAMGETVVSERLDDVND, encoded by the coding sequence ATGTCGATACGGGAGACGGAGCCGTTGCCGGCGCCGGTCGTCGTGTCGCTGTACCGTGGCGCCGTCGCCGTCGGCGGCGCGGCGCCGGCGGCGGTGTTGTGTGGCGCCCGTCTCGGTCTCGGGCCGGCGGCGCTGCGGCACCTCCACGAGGGGTGGGTGGACTGGGCGGCCGGTCGTCTTCGCGTCCCCGCCGGCGAGCCGTGTGCCTGTCGGGACTGCTGTGAGACGGCTCGTGAGGCCGCCGCCGAGACGGACGAGTCCGCGCTGTCGGTCCTGTCCGACCGGTGTTGGGAGCCGCCACACGGCGGCCGGACGGTGTCGTTCGGCTGGTCCCGGCGACTGACGGCGGTCCTCGCCCACACGCTGGACAGACGGCGAGACCGCGAGTACACTCACGAGGGCCGGCCGTTCGAGCGCGGGCTCGCGGCCGCCGCCGACGCCGCCGCCGGCGTCGACCCCGCGGGCGTAGACCCCCGCCGGCTCCGCGCGACGGCCGCGGCCTTCTTCGCCCGAGTCGGCGCCGAGCGAGCGACGCTCGCGGCGCTCGTCGGCACGGACGACGACACTGCCCGCGCGTTCGTCCGCCGCCACGGGACGGCGGCCGCGGACGCGCTGGCGGCCCGGTGTGGCGACTCACGGACGGACGGGCTCGACCCCGACCGGTTCCCGTCGGTCGCCGACCCGACGCCGCTGCCCGACGAACCGTTCGACCCGCGAGCCTTCGACGCCGCGTGGCGCGCGGAGCGCGCCGCCGGCGGCGACGGCCGCCGGCTGTCGAACCCCCGGCCGTCGGACGTACCGCCGGAGACGGACTACGACTCGGCGCGTCACGGCCCGGTGTACCGTGACTACGACGACCACGTCCGTCGGACGGACGCCGGTCCGGTGTCGACGCTGCCGACGCGACTCCGTGCCGAGGACGACACCACGGACAGCACCGCAGGCGACGCGATGGATAGCGCCAGGGACGACACCACGGACAGCACCGCAGGCGACGCGATGGATAGCGCCAGGGACGACACCACGGACAGCACCGTAGAGGACACCACGGACATCACCGTGGAGGACACCACGGACAACACCCCAGGCGACACGACGAACGGCGCTGGGGACGACGCCGACGACCCCGCGGCCGACAGCACGACTCGGGGGACGACGACGCCCACGTCGCCACCGACGAGGCTGGACGAGACGGACGACCCGGACGAGCCGACGGCGACGAGCGACGAGTCGCCGGGTGATGGGGCGGAGTCGACGACGGGTGCCGACGGCCCGGGGGGCGCCGGAACAGACTCACCCGCGGAGACCACAGGGCCTCGGCTCGGTCCGGACGCCGGCGAGGCGTCGGCGGCGCCCCGGAACCGCGCGACGGAGCCGATCCGACTGACGGAGTCCGTCCGAGTCGCGGTCGCGGGGCTGAACGGCGGCCAGCCGACGGACGCCCGGGTCGTCCTCGGCGCCGACGAGGTGGTCGTCGCCGCAGACGAGACGGTGACGATCCCGCTGTCCGCCGTCGTGGACGTGGCCGTCGACTACGTCCCCGACGGGATGGACGACGTGTTCGACGACACCGTCGCGGTCGCGTACCGCCGGGACGGCCGTCGTCGGCTCGCCGTCGGCGAGTTCCCCGGTCGCCGCCAGGTCGACGCCGCCGACGCGTTGTTCGAGGCGCTGCTGGCCGACGAGACCGTACTCGTCACTCACCCCGCCCGGATCGGTGGCCGTGTGACGGACGAACGCCCGCGCCCCTGTACGGTCGTCCCCGAGGGGCGACGGCTCGCGTTCCACGCCGACGGCGAACCGGTGACGACCATCCACCCGACGGAACTGGTCCACGCCGAGCGGGGCCGCCAACGGGTCGCCGACGGCGGCGACACCCGGAAGGCGGTGAAGGTCCGCCACCACGACGGCGGCGACACCGTGACGACGGAGTTCGGCGCCGCCGACGACCGACTGTTCCGGGTGCTCGAACGCCGGATCACCCACGACTACCGCCGGCGAGAGGAACGTCTCCGGGACCTGGACCTCTCCGAGGCGGAGACGGAGACGCTCGTCGCGCTGTACTCGGCCGGCGACGAGATGGACGTCGGGATGCTGTTGGACGTGGACCCGGAGGGTGTCGGACAGATTCTGGAGTCGCTCTCGGCGAGAGGGCTGGTCGACGTGGAAGACGACCCCGGACTGACCGCGATGGGGGAGACGGTAGTGTCCGAGCGGCTGGACGACGTGAACGACTGA
- a CDS encoding ABC transporter substrate-binding protein: protein MSRSDEHERSTRRRVLAAMGSGTVVGLAGCAGQGGEETETESESGGGETDTQTDEEVDPSDVQTGEFVASAAANPGTFDPTVITDATSNSTIGAFSYETLVAPLFDLSEFRGELATDWSVDGSTYTFQIREGVTFHTGKEMTAEDVAFSLERTRGTTNGSDVSWFDSTNVLGDYEIELEAPDPHAPYLTNLSAVPILPNDVDGVSTSPGEDDFAFTEESIGTGPFLLDTFSPEDRVVFTPYEDYWYDGDDYPTTAPWDQVTVRVITEQVTQEEAMANGELGMIDNAAPFELQQWESQTGTVVADSAVGYDFVTYPVEVSPYGNNKFRRGLTKLIPRAEIIEAIFGGRATGLAGPVSPGLGAFFDAEREQELIQEYVAEDKGEAVSLIQEALDEEGVETPFQMSLITNVNRTRERWMEVIQQAFDDTEVLSAELEVRAFDDLVPFLLDPEGAAQSSDVVGIGWTGGSDPNGHVEGLLASYNHVPDGFNWNLYESEEMDSLIEEGQTTVGTEARRPIYDDIQELVADDLPMANMWTAEKLDVVNPDAVDDVNNWQPHPNSSNRYDTLYSPHLDQVTYPPQ from the coding sequence ATGTCACGATCTGACGAACACGAACGGAGCACACGACGACGGGTGCTGGCCGCGATGGGCAGCGGGACGGTAGTCGGGTTGGCCGGCTGTGCCGGGCAGGGCGGCGAAGAGACCGAGACGGAGTCGGAGTCGGGTGGGGGAGAGACGGACACACAGACGGACGAGGAGGTCGACCCGTCGGACGTCCAGACTGGGGAGTTCGTCGCCTCCGCGGCGGCGAACCCCGGAACGTTCGACCCGACGGTCATCACGGACGCCACCTCCAACTCCACCATCGGCGCGTTCTCATACGAGACGCTGGTCGCGCCGTTGTTCGACCTCTCGGAGTTCCGGGGGGAGCTGGCGACGGACTGGAGCGTCGACGGCTCGACGTACACGTTCCAGATCCGGGAGGGCGTCACCTTCCACACCGGCAAGGAGATGACGGCCGAAGACGTGGCGTTCTCGTTGGAACGGACCCGTGGAACGACCAACGGCTCCGACGTGTCTTGGTTCGACTCCACGAACGTGCTCGGCGACTACGAGATCGAACTGGAGGCGCCGGACCCACACGCGCCGTACCTCACGAACCTCTCGGCGGTGCCGATCCTGCCGAACGACGTGGACGGGGTGTCGACGAGTCCCGGAGAAGACGACTTCGCGTTCACGGAGGAGTCGATCGGCACCGGGCCGTTCCTGCTCGACACGTTCTCGCCGGAGGACCGCGTCGTGTTCACCCCGTACGAGGACTACTGGTACGACGGGGACGACTACCCGACGACTGCGCCGTGGGACCAGGTGACGGTCCGTGTCATCACGGAGCAGGTCACCCAGGAGGAGGCGATGGCCAACGGGGAGCTCGGGATGATCGACAACGCCGCCCCGTTCGAGCTCCAGCAGTGGGAGAGTCAGACCGGGACGGTCGTCGCCGACAGCGCCGTCGGCTACGACTTCGTCACCTACCCCGTCGAGGTGTCGCCGTACGGCAACAACAAGTTCCGGCGGGGACTGACGAAGCTGATCCCACGGGCGGAGATCATCGAGGCGATCTTCGGCGGGCGAGCCACGGGACTCGCCGGCCCGGTCAGCCCCGGACTGGGTGCGTTCTTCGACGCCGAGCGCGAACAGGAGCTGATCCAAGAGTACGTCGCCGAAGACAAGGGAGAGGCGGTCTCGCTCATCCAGGAGGCGTTGGACGAGGAGGGGGTCGAGACCCCGTTCCAGATGTCGCTCATCACGAACGTCAACCGCACCCGGGAGCGGTGGATGGAGGTGATCCAACAGGCGTTCGACGACACGGAGGTGCTGTCGGCAGAACTGGAGGTGCGGGCGTTCGACGACCTCGTGCCGTTCCTGTTGGACCCGGAGGGGGCCGCCCAGTCGTCGGACGTGGTCGGCATCGGCTGGACGGGCGGCTCCGACCCCAACGGCCACGTCGAGGGGCTGCTCGCCTCGTACAACCACGTCCCGGACGGGTTCAACTGGAACCTCTACGAGAGCGAGGAGATGGACTCGCTGATCGAGGAGGGCCAGACCACCGTCGGCACGGAGGCGCGCCGGCCGATCTACGACGACATCCAGGAGCTCGTCGCCGACGATCTCCCGATGGCGAACATGTGGACCGCCGAGAAGCTCGACGTGGTGAACCCGGACGCCGTCGACGACGTGAACAACTGGCAGCCACACCCCAACTCCAGCAACCGCTACGACACGCTGTACAGCCCACACCTGGACCAGGTGACCTACCCACCGCAGTGA
- a CDS encoding ABC transporter permease, which produces MSLQRYVLKRTLLTIPLLLGITAITFGMVHLIPGDPIDFVTLFTDLDPETKAEIRAQYGLDDPVWLQYVNWVTDAAQFDFGRSIITRRPVAAEIVDRLPFTLVMGTMAFGVAVLTAIPAGVAAAYYRNTLVDQFSRVFALVGIAMPNFWLGLLLILVFGNWLDIFSILPPTEKGLFSPAMLSYTILPALAIGTGSTALLMRLMRSSMVEEMDKDYVRTARAKGLPERTVVTKHVLRNSLISVVTVAAIQIAFIVSGSVVVEIVFAYPGLGRLLVNRVGNRDFPVIQAVVLLIGVSVILANLLADVLYAYLDPRIRY; this is translated from the coding sequence ATGAGTCTGCAACGGTACGTCCTGAAGCGAACGCTACTCACGATCCCGTTGTTGTTGGGGATCACCGCGATCACGTTCGGGATGGTCCACCTCATCCCCGGCGACCCCATCGACTTCGTCACGTTGTTCACCGACCTGGACCCGGAGACGAAAGCGGAGATCCGCGCACAGTACGGCCTGGACGATCCGGTGTGGCTCCAGTACGTCAACTGGGTGACGGACGCCGCACAGTTCGACTTCGGCCGGTCGATCATCACGCGACGGCCGGTGGCCGCCGAGATCGTCGACCGGCTGCCGTTCACCCTCGTGATGGGGACGATGGCGTTCGGCGTCGCGGTACTCACCGCCATCCCCGCGGGTGTCGCGGCCGCCTACTACCGGAACACGCTCGTCGACCAGTTCTCCCGAGTGTTCGCGCTCGTCGGGATCGCCATGCCGAACTTCTGGCTCGGGCTGCTCCTGATCCTGGTGTTCGGCAACTGGCTGGATATCTTCTCCATCCTGCCGCCGACGGAGAAGGGGTTGTTCAGCCCGGCGATGCTGTCGTACACGATTCTGCCGGCGTTGGCCATCGGCACCGGCTCCACCGCACTCCTGATGCGGCTGATGCGGTCGTCGATGGTGGAAGAGATGGACAAAGACTACGTCCGGACGGCCCGCGCGAAGGGACTCCCGGAGCGGACGGTCGTGACGAAACACGTCCTGCGGAACTCGCTGATCTCCGTCGTCACCGTCGCGGCGATCCAGATCGCGTTCATCGTCAGCGGCTCCGTCGTCGTGGAGATCGTCTTCGCGTACCCCGGACTCGGCCGGCTGTTGGTCAACCGGGTCGGTAACCGTGACTTCCCGGTGATCCAGGCAGTCGTGTTGTTGATCGGTGTCTCCGTGATCCTCGCCAACCTGCTCGCGGACGTACTGTACGCGTATCTCGACCCACGGATCAGGTACTGA
- a CDS encoding ABC transporter permease: MATREQSTERGRITVEGFDVNRVLERDDISSWTPSFREEAGHGRWYYAWRRFKRNRLALFGAAVIGLMVFLAVFARPIGLPSELPVLAGQTVQPFSLAPANPAEQDILTGHTPPSLDSFGNDEPLGLHLMGTDWAGRDILSRVIFGGRWSISLGFIAVAVALLIGVPLGAIAGYYGGYVDSAIMRLVDMLYAFPFIVLAIAVIAILGRGYWELVFALVAVGWLSYARIVRGEVLSVKQNEYVTAARALGARDRSVILRHILPNAMAPVIVQATLSVGTTVLTAAALGFIGLGLSPATAEWGVMLNVEQDSIARGQWWAGVFPGLAIFLFVMAINLVGDGVRDAFDPQGDKTGSGGFR; the protein is encoded by the coding sequence ATGGCTACCAGAGAGCAATCGACCGAACGCGGACGCATCACCGTCGAGGGGTTCGACGTGAACAGAGTGCTGGAGCGGGACGACATCTCCTCGTGGACGCCGTCGTTCCGGGAGGAGGCCGGTCACGGCCGGTGGTACTACGCCTGGCGTCGGTTCAAGCGCAACCGACTCGCCCTGTTCGGCGCCGCCGTCATCGGGCTGATGGTGTTCCTGGCGGTGTTCGCCCGACCGATCGGCCTCCCGTCGGAGCTGCCGGTGTTGGCCGGCCAGACGGTCCAGCCGTTCTCGCTGGCGCCGGCCAACCCCGCCGAGCAGGACATCCTGACCGGCCACACGCCGCCGTCGCTCGACAGCTTCGGCAACGACGAGCCGCTGGGGCTCCACCTGATGGGGACGGACTGGGCCGGCCGCGACATCCTCTCGCGGGTGATCTTCGGCGGGCGGTGGAGCATCTCGCTGGGGTTCATCGCAGTCGCCGTCGCCCTACTCATCGGTGTTCCGTTGGGCGCCATCGCCGGCTACTACGGCGGCTACGTCGACAGCGCGATCATGCGGCTCGTCGACATGCTGTACGCGTTCCCGTTCATCGTGCTGGCGATCGCGGTGATCGCCATCCTCGGGCGAGGGTACTGGGAGTTGGTGTTCGCGCTCGTCGCGGTCGGCTGGCTGTCGTACGCCCGGATCGTCCGCGGGGAGGTGTTGAGCGTGAAACAGAACGAGTACGTCACCGCCGCGCGGGCGCTGGGGGCCCGGGACCGATCCGTGATCCTCAGGCACATTCTGCCGAACGCGATGGCCCCGGTGATCGTCCAGGCGACGCTGTCCGTCGGGACGACCGTCCTCACCGCGGCCGCCCTGGGGTTCATCGGACTGGGACTGTCGCCCGCCACCGCCGAGTGGGGGGTCATGCTGAACGTCGAGCAGGACTCCATCGCCCGCGGCCAGTGGTGGGCCGGGGTGTTCCCGGGGCTCGCCATCTTCCTGTTCGTGATGGCGATCAACCTCGTGGGCGACGGCGTCCGGGACGCCTTCGACCCACAGGGTGACAAGACCGGCTCCGGGGGGTTCCGCTGA
- a CDS encoding ABC transporter ATP-binding protein — MAMLEVEDLNVRFYTEDGVVKATQNLSYQIEAGERFGVVGESGAGKSVTSLAVMRLIDEPGVIESGSIRFKGRELLDLSREEMREVRGDEISMIFQDAETALNPAYTVGEQIAEAIRLHMGYDDDAARDRTVELLEQVGIPDPVERYSDYPHQFSGGMQQRAVVAMALSCDPDLIIADEPTTALDVTIEAQILDLLETVTEEFDTAIQLITHDLGVVAEFCDRLMVMYAGHPVEMAPVEEVYYDPQHPYTVGLMSSIPRIGDERDRLQTIPGRMPDLIELPSGCNFHPRCPYAEEACTRREPRLVDVDTGEPADASDHGQRSAACLAHTGELRGELDYTVTVDHEDDATAADGGRPADDEGVGR; from the coding sequence ATGGCGATGCTGGAAGTCGAAGACCTGAACGTCAGGTTCTACACGGAAGACGGCGTCGTGAAGGCGACACAGAACCTCTCGTACCAGATCGAGGCTGGCGAACGGTTCGGTGTCGTCGGGGAGAGCGGCGCGGGCAAGTCAGTCACGAGCCTGGCCGTGATGCGGCTGATCGACGAGCCGGGCGTGATCGAGTCCGGCTCGATCCGGTTCAAGGGGCGCGAACTGCTGGATCTCTCCCGCGAGGAGATGCGGGAGGTCCGGGGCGACGAGATATCGATGATCTTCCAGGACGCCGAGACGGCGCTGAACCCCGCTTACACCGTCGGCGAACAGATCGCCGAGGCGATCCGGCTCCACATGGGGTACGACGACGACGCCGCCCGGGATCGGACGGTAGAGCTGTTGGAACAGGTCGGCATCCCCGACCCCGTCGAGCGCTACTCCGACTACCCACACCAGTTCTCCGGCGGGATGCAACAACGCGCGGTCGTGGCGATGGCGCTGTCGTGTGACCCGGACCTCATCATCGCCGACGAGCCGACGACCGCACTCGACGTGACGATCGAGGCGCAGATCCTCGACCTCCTGGAGACGGTGACCGAGGAGTTCGACACCGCGATCCAGCTCATCACCCACGATCTGGGCGTCGTCGCGGAGTTCTGCGACCGACTGATGGTGATGTACGCCGGCCACCCCGTGGAGATGGCCCCGGTCGAGGAGGTGTACTACGACCCACAACACCCGTACACCGTGGGGCTGATGAGTTCGATCCCGCGGATCGGCGACGAGCGCGACCGGCTCCAGACGATCCCCGGCCGGATGCCGGACCTGATCGAGCTCCCCTCCGGCTGTAACTTCCACCCCCGGTGTCCGTACGCGGAGGAGGCCTGCACCCGACGGGAGCCGCGGCTCGTCGACGTCGACACCGGGGAGCCGGCGGACGCGAGCGACCACGGCCAGCGGTCGGCCGCCTGTCTGGCCCACACCGGGGAGCTCCGGGGTGAACTGGACTACACGGTGACGGTCGACCACGAAGACGACGCTACCGCGGCCGACGGCGGTCGCCCAGCCGACGACGAGGGGGTGGGACGGTGA
- a CDS encoding ABC transporter ATP-binding protein, with product MSQNGSTAGAADGGRRPGEEPLLRVENLKKYYDSDSGFLDRLLGRTAKVKAVDGVSFEIYEGETMGLVGESGCGKSTVGRTILQLHEPTAGRVYYRGRDITGLDGQELRELRKEMQVVFQNPQSSLNPRLTINDIIGEALDIHGLESGTSRDERIKELLERVGLSASHANRYPNEFSGGQLQRIGIARALAVDPEFIVCDEPVSALDVSVQAQILNLLDDLQAEFGLSYLFIAHDLSVVEHVSDRIAVMYLGEVAELASPDELFTPPQHPYTEALLSAIPEPDPGWVGDRIILEGSVPSPIDPPSGCKFHTRCPRVIQPEAFELEQPEWRAVLDLVERIDGGGVDFDTAESLVSSGDAPDLAAAVRAEYDVPETLSDPEAERALSTAVSAAVEAAPGAAETDVAETFASPCTTAEPELREIDGGRASCHLFDPEHADPSPEIAPRQTSDERVNDRQAGDD from the coding sequence GTGAGCCAGAACGGGTCGACGGCAGGCGCCGCCGACGGCGGTCGTCGACCGGGCGAGGAGCCGTTGTTGCGGGTGGAGAACCTGAAGAAGTACTACGACTCCGACAGCGGCTTCCTCGACCGACTGCTGGGGCGGACGGCGAAGGTGAAGGCGGTCGACGGCGTCTCCTTCGAGATCTACGAGGGGGAGACGATGGGGCTGGTCGGGGAGTCCGGCTGCGGGAAGAGCACCGTCGGACGGACGATTCTCCAGCTCCACGAGCCGACGGCGGGGCGCGTCTACTACCGCGGCCGCGACATCACCGGACTGGACGGCCAGGAGCTGCGCGAGCTCCGCAAGGAGATGCAGGTCGTGTTCCAGAACCCACAGTCCAGTCTCAACCCCCGGCTCACGATCAACGACATCATCGGCGAGGCGTTGGACATCCACGGCCTGGAGTCCGGCACCTCCCGCGACGAACGGATCAAGGAGCTGTTGGAACGAGTGGGGCTGTCGGCGAGTCACGCCAACCGTTACCCCAACGAGTTCTCGGGGGGCCAGCTCCAGCGCATCGGGATCGCCCGCGCGCTGGCGGTGGATCCGGAGTTCATCGTCTGTGACGAGCCGGTGTCGGCGCTGGACGTGTCCGTCCAGGCGCAGATCCTCAACCTCCTGGACGACCTCCAGGCGGAGTTCGGGCTGTCGTACCTGTTCATCGCCCACGACCTGAGCGTGGTGGAACACGTCTCCGATCGGATCGCCGTCATGTACCTCGGCGAGGTCGCGGAGCTGGCGAGCCCGGACGAACTGTTCACCCCGCCACAGCACCCGTACACGGAGGCGTTGCTGTCTGCCATACCGGAGCCGGACCCGGGCTGGGTGGGCGACCGAATCATCCTGGAGGGGAGTGTCCCCTCGCCCATCGACCCACCGTCCGGCTGCAAGTTCCACACGCGGTGTCCACGGGTGATCCAGCCGGAGGCGTTCGAACTGGAGCAGCCGGAGTGGCGGGCCGTGTTGGACCTGGTCGAACGGATCGACGGCGGCGGGGTGGACTTCGACACCGCCGAGTCGCTGGTGTCGTCGGGAGACGCGCCGGATCTGGCGGCTGCCGTCAGAGCGGAGTACGACGTGCCGGAGACGCTGTCGGACCCGGAGGCGGAGCGGGCGTTGTCTACGGCGGTGTCGGCGGCCGTCGAGGCGGCGCCGGGGGCGGCGGAGACGGACGTCGCCGAGACGTTCGCGTCCCCGTGTACGACCGCCGAGCCGGAACTACGCGAGATCGACGGGGGTCGAGCGTCCTGTCACCTGTTCGATCCGGAACACGCCGACCCCTCGCCGGAGATCGCCCCGCGACAGACGAGCGACGAACGGGTGAACGACCGACAGGCGGGTGACGACTGA